One genomic segment of Hordeum vulgare subsp. vulgare chromosome 2H, MorexV3_pseudomolecules_assembly, whole genome shotgun sequence includes these proteins:
- the LOC123430392 gene encoding proton pump-interactor BIP103-like: MQAESAGLCSSLEELEHEIKRLNHRISHESIYLDEKKRLTKETKTLEKTRPKVSSNAAKRAKMQDTVVERDAIQDQVKIIGDGIDGVKKERQAVRSKIKVLDNEMKVVDGEIALLQEDLNAATARKNKAYESLTELRKLCDLANASFHQNRIVLNKARDYSSRNAVEELQELHKTEVEKFMTQWCSSKTFREDYEKRILT, encoded by the exons ATGCAGGCGGAGAGTGCAGGCTTGTGCTCTTCACTCGAAGAGCTTGAGCATGAG ATAAAGAGATTGAATCACCGCATAAGTCATGAGAGCATATATTTAGACGAGAAGAAGCGGCTGACCAAAGAAACTAAGACCCTTGAAAAAACCAGGCCGAAGGTCAGTTCCAATGCTGCTAAACGAGCTAAAATGCAAGATACAGTTGTTGAAAGAGATGCCATACAGGATCAGGTGAAA ATCATCGGGGATGGTATAGATGGAGTAAAGAAGGAGCGACAAGCGGTCAGGTCTAAGATTAAGGTCCTGGATAATGAGATGAAGGTTGTTGATGGCGAGATTGCTTTGCTTCAAGAAGATTTAAATGCAGCTACCGCCAGAAAGAATAAAGCATACGAGTCATTGACCGAATTGAGAAAATTGTGTGATCTTGCC AATGCATCCTTCCATCAAAACCGCATAGTCCTGAACAAAGCCAGGGATTATTCTTCTAGGAATGCGGTGGAAGAATTGCAAGAGCTTCACAAAACTGAG GTTGAGAAGTTCATGACACAGTGGTGCAGTAGCAAGACCTTTAGAGAGGACTATGAGAAGAGGATTCTCACTTGA